One window of Hymenobacter canadensis genomic DNA carries:
- a CDS encoding IS1182 family transposase — MTRFRLSERVPTHNLYRRLAELVDWRFLYEETKALYSHTGQPSLDPVVFFKLVLVGRLENLISDRRLVEHCALRLDILFFLGYEVDEELPWHSTVSRTRQLFPAAVFERLFDHVFAQCVAQGLVAGDTQAVDSAPVKANASLEAVLEKGQVSARGPLLVTGELVATAPAAHLVTAPAHQLRNLATAQARRQGTQSGALGAQHDKARLLSNKTHYSPTDPDARISIKPGKARALNYLCSLAVDTAHGVISHVQADFADSRDSLHLPRLLTGLQQRLRAQQLRMHELLADAGYANGLNYALLEAQQVTAWIPVFGQYKATIEGFTYDAEQDVYHCRAGKALPFRKCDMTADGTGLKIYWATCSDCQQCPLKSTCIPGAKRKQLTRTLYDAPYRRAWQRQQSRQGQRMRRVRQGTVEPVFGNLIQHYGLRRMNVRGQAGAHKTMLLTAVAYNLKKLLKHRVNRQVSLAMALPQPILALIRRSQGPTGRP, encoded by the coding sequence GTGACTCGTTTTCGGCTCTCCGAACGGGTTCCGACTCATAACCTGTACCGGCGGCTGGCCGAGCTGGTCGACTGGCGTTTTCTTTACGAAGAGACCAAAGCGCTCTACAGTCACACGGGCCAGCCCTCGCTCGACCCGGTGGTGTTTTTCAAGCTCGTGCTCGTGGGCCGGCTGGAAAACCTGATCAGTGACCGGCGCTTGGTCGAGCACTGTGCCCTGCGGCTCGATATCCTCTTTTTCCTGGGCTACGAAGTGGATGAGGAGTTGCCTTGGCACTCGACCGTGAGCCGCACCCGCCAGCTATTTCCAGCCGCCGTATTTGAGCGCCTGTTTGACCACGTCTTTGCCCAGTGCGTAGCCCAGGGGCTAGTGGCCGGCGACACGCAAGCCGTCGACTCCGCCCCGGTCAAGGCCAATGCCTCGCTGGAAGCGGTGCTGGAAAAGGGGCAGGTGAGCGCCCGCGGCCCGTTGCTGGTCACAGGTGAGCTGGTGGCCACGGCGCCTGCGGCTCACCTGGTAACGGCCCCGGCGCACCAGCTGCGGAATCTGGCCACGGCCCAGGCTCGGCGACAGGGCACGCAATCGGGCGCCTTGGGCGCACAGCATGACAAAGCCCGATTGCTGAGCAACAAGACCCATTATAGCCCCACCGACCCGGATGCGCGCATTTCCATTAAGCCCGGCAAAGCCCGGGCGCTCAATTACCTCTGCAGCCTAGCCGTGGACACGGCCCACGGCGTGATCAGCCACGTGCAGGCTGATTTCGCCGATAGCCGCGATAGCCTGCACTTACCCCGCCTGCTCACTGGGCTGCAGCAGCGGTTACGAGCGCAGCAGCTGCGCATGCATGAGCTGCTGGCCGACGCGGGCTACGCCAACGGCTTGAATTACGCCCTGCTCGAAGCCCAGCAGGTCACGGCCTGGATTCCGGTCTTTGGCCAATACAAGGCCACTATCGAAGGCTTTACCTACGATGCTGAGCAGGACGTTTACCACTGCCGGGCGGGCAAGGCGCTGCCGTTTCGCAAGTGCGATATGACGGCCGACGGCACCGGGCTAAAAATCTACTGGGCCACCTGCTCGGACTGCCAGCAGTGCCCGCTCAAGTCTACCTGCATACCCGGGGCCAAGCGCAAGCAGCTCACCCGCACGCTCTACGACGCACCCTACCGCCGGGCTTGGCAGCGCCAGCAAAGCCGACAGGGACAGCGCATGCGCCGGGTGCGCCAAGGCACCGTCGAGCCCGTCTTCGGCAATCTGATCCAGCACTACGGCCTGCGCCGGATGAACGTGCGTGGCCAGGCCGGGGCCCACAAAACCATGCTGCTCACAGCCGTGGCCTACAACCTGAAAAAGCTGCTCAAGCACCGTGTCAACCGGCAAGTGAGCCTGGCCATGGCCCTGCCACAGCCGATATTAGCCCTTATTAGGCGCTCGCAGGGCCCAACTGGCCGACCTTGA
- a CDS encoding phage tail protein, whose product MPDQGYPPVGFYFSLGFSEVKTMADATFQEVSGLSAERETETISEGSQNLYKSSITTVAKYSNLVLKRGLLIEGSALAAWVRNTMGSDLTEPIKPKQVYLKLLNNEGQPLVFWSFENAWPVKWSVSDFNNQDSTIAIETLELSYTKLQQQWV is encoded by the coding sequence ATGCCAGACCAAGGCTACCCACCCGTCGGATTCTATTTCTCCCTTGGGTTCAGCGAGGTGAAAACCATGGCCGATGCCACCTTTCAGGAAGTTTCGGGCCTGTCGGCGGAGCGCGAAACCGAAACCATTAGCGAAGGCAGCCAGAACCTGTACAAGTCCTCGATAACCACCGTAGCCAAGTACAGCAACCTCGTGCTGAAGCGCGGCCTGCTCATCGAAGGCTCGGCCCTCGCCGCTTGGGTGCGCAACACGATGGGCTCGGACTTAACGGAGCCCATCAAGCCAAAGCAGGTGTACCTCAAGCTGCTAAATAATGAGGGTCAGCCGCTAGTCTTCTGGTCGTTCGAGAACGCTTGGCCAGTCAAGTGGAGCGTGTCCGACTTCAACAACCAGGACAGCACCATCGCTATCGAAACGTTGGAGCTGAGCTATACTAAGCTTCAGCAGCAGTGGGTGTAA
- a CDS encoding Fic family protein, translating to MSYPLNPDRNTPWNALPEMPLAQELVETIEILSQLVKSRAALGRLQGRSAVIPNQGLLINSISLQEAKASSAIENIFTTDDELYKAYSEQAPASGEGAPKEVLRYREALWHGHEYLQDRPAFDLEYFPQMYRQITQATDGIRPPVAQIYIKQGGSGPNAGKAIYTPPRGAGVLEAKLANLLAFMNDDARYPLDPVLKMAIGHFQFEAIHPFRDGNGRTGRVFNIHYLTQKGLLDYPILFLSRYIMDHKADYYALLAGVSQRGDWKSWLLYMLRAVESTANLTYDKINDLMAAKEAILQAIVADTAIERPEQLVNSLFTQPFTKVKHLTDAHLYVENTARKYLNQLVDMGVLGKKVISGHHYYLNLELNRILSE from the coding sequence ATGAGCTACCCCCTAAACCCCGACCGCAACACGCCTTGGAATGCTCTGCCGGAGATGCCCTTGGCACAGGAGCTAGTGGAAACCATCGAAATTCTGAGCCAGTTGGTAAAGTCCCGGGCCGCATTGGGGCGCCTGCAAGGCCGGAGCGCGGTGATTCCCAATCAAGGCTTGCTCATCAACAGCATCAGCCTGCAGGAAGCCAAGGCCTCCAGCGCCATCGAGAACATTTTCACCACCGACGACGAGCTCTACAAAGCCTACAGCGAGCAAGCCCCGGCGTCGGGCGAGGGTGCCCCCAAGGAAGTGCTGCGCTACCGCGAAGCCCTGTGGCACGGACACGAATACCTGCAGGACCGTCCGGCCTTTGACCTGGAGTACTTTCCGCAAATGTACCGGCAAATCACGCAGGCAACCGACGGGATTCGCCCGCCCGTTGCGCAGATTTACATCAAACAAGGCGGCTCCGGTCCCAATGCCGGCAAGGCGATCTATACGCCTCCCCGCGGGGCCGGCGTTCTCGAGGCGAAGCTGGCCAACCTGCTCGCCTTTATGAACGACGACGCGCGCTATCCCCTGGACCCGGTGCTGAAGATGGCTATTGGCCATTTTCAATTCGAAGCCATTCACCCGTTTCGCGACGGCAACGGGCGCACGGGCCGGGTGTTCAACATCCACTACCTGACCCAGAAGGGGCTGCTGGATTACCCCATTCTCTTCCTGAGTCGCTACATCATGGACCACAAGGCCGACTACTACGCCTTGCTGGCGGGGGTGTCGCAACGGGGCGACTGGAAGTCGTGGCTGCTGTACATGCTGCGGGCCGTGGAAAGCACCGCCAATCTGACCTACGATAAAATCAACGACCTGATGGCGGCCAAGGAGGCCATTCTGCAGGCCATCGTCGCGGACACGGCGATCGAGCGCCCCGAGCAGCTGGTCAACAGCCTCTTTACCCAACCGTTTACCAAAGTCAAGCACCTGACCGACGCTCATCTGTACGTGGAAAACACCGCCCGCAAGTACCTCAATCAGCTGGTGGACATGGGGGTGCTCGGCAAGAAGGTGATTTCCGGTCATCACTACTACCTGAATCTGGAGTTGAATCGCATTCTGAGCGAGTAA
- a CDS encoding ADP-ribosylglycohydrolase family protein translates to MTTPERLAGCVLAGAIGDAWGSGFENLPKGPDPTTFYLQPPPTRRPVWQLTDDTQLTLVTLEALCQGPRLAPATLANHLVAAYAQGRLTGLGASTLKALRELQAGGHWSRVGREGEYGAGNGAAMRIAPFAFWPEYDRAELHDFCHITHRHVDAYVGALAVVLALRAVLSKQWTGPESLLDLLVPQLPDTRLRDRLLEIQALPGSPAIADVAQLGTSGYVVDSVPFALFCAAQVPRLGLNQTFAAIIAAGGDTDTNASLAGQIAGALLGPHHLPPELLQKLARVDGYAWVNNVLQIAQQHVV, encoded by the coding sequence ATGACCACACCGGAACGATTAGCAGGCTGTGTCTTGGCCGGCGCCATTGGGGACGCTTGGGGCAGTGGTTTCGAAAACCTGCCCAAAGGGCCGGATCCGACGACCTTTTATCTGCAGCCCCCGCCTACCCGGCGACCCGTGTGGCAGTTGACGGACGATACCCAGTTGACTCTGGTTACGTTGGAAGCCCTGTGCCAGGGGCCGCGTCTGGCGCCGGCAACGCTCGCCAACCACTTGGTGGCGGCCTATGCCCAAGGCAGGCTAACCGGGTTGGGAGCAAGCACCTTAAAAGCCCTGCGGGAGTTGCAGGCCGGCGGGCACTGGAGCCGCGTGGGGCGCGAAGGCGAATACGGGGCGGGCAACGGCGCGGCGATGCGTATCGCCCCGTTTGCCTTCTGGCCGGAGTACGACCGCGCCGAGCTCCACGACTTCTGCCACATTACCCACCGCCACGTTGACGCGTACGTGGGCGCCTTGGCCGTAGTGTTAGCCCTGCGGGCGGTGCTTTCCAAACAGTGGACGGGCCCGGAATCGCTGCTTGACCTACTGGTGCCGCAACTCCCGGACACGCGGTTGCGGGACCGGCTCCTGGAAATACAAGCCTTGCCGGGCTCTCCTGCCATTGCCGACGTGGCTCAGCTGGGTACGAGTGGGTACGTGGTGGATTCAGTGCCATTTGCCTTGTTCTGCGCGGCGCAGGTGCCGCGTTTGGGGCTCAACCAGACGTTCGCAGCCATCATCGCAGCGGGGGGCGATACCGACACTAATGCTTCACTGGCGGGCCAAATCGCCGGCGCCTTGCTTGGCCCGCACCATCTCCCCCCGGAACTGCTCCAAAAGCTTGCTCGGGTAGACGGCTACGCATGGGTAAACAACGTGCTCCAGATTGCCCAGCAGCACGTTGTTTAA
- a CDS encoding IS3 family transposase has protein sequence MSRYRCIDRYRDRGPVQELCAVLQVATSSYYVWRQRRQQPTPAWEQALVRAFAHHGRRYGTRRLRAEVQAQGHRVGRWRIRRVLNAHGCAPSSHAALRERTTDSGHGRRVAPNRLLGQPSPTAPNQVWVGDITCLPKQGGGWLYLASWQDACSRKVVGWDVRETIPEDLVSEALRRALAVRQPPAGLIVHSDQGSQYTATRFKDLVAQHGAQQSMSRRGNCYDNAHAESFWSRFKAELLDGGTFPGLAEAKLEISHHIAYYNAERRHSALGYCSPNYFETHLQTTSQLCPA, from the coding sequence GTGAGTCGCTACCGCTGCATCGACCGGTACCGAGACCGTGGGCCAGTGCAGGAGCTGTGCGCCGTGCTGCAGGTGGCCACCAGCAGCTACTACGTCTGGCGGCAGCGCCGCCAGCAGCCCACCCCAGCGTGGGAGCAGGCGCTTGTGCGGGCCTTCGCCCACCACGGGCGACGCTACGGCACGCGCCGCCTGCGGGCCGAGGTGCAGGCCCAGGGCCACCGCGTGGGCCGCTGGCGCATCCGCCGCGTGCTCAACGCCCATGGCTGCGCGCCCAGCAGCCACGCTGCTTTGCGTGAGCGCACGACCGACTCGGGACACGGCCGGCGCGTGGCCCCGAACCGGCTGCTGGGCCAGCCTAGTCCCACCGCCCCGAACCAGGTGTGGGTGGGTGACATCACCTGTCTGCCCAAACAAGGTGGCGGTTGGCTCTATCTGGCCAGTTGGCAGGATGCCTGCTCTCGTAAAGTCGTGGGCTGGGACGTGCGCGAAACCATACCGGAGGATTTGGTCAGCGAGGCACTGCGCCGGGCCCTGGCCGTGCGCCAGCCGCCGGCGGGGCTCATCGTGCATTCCGATCAGGGCAGCCAGTACACGGCCACCCGCTTTAAAGATCTGGTCGCCCAACATGGCGCGCAGCAAAGCATGAGCCGGCGCGGCAACTGCTACGACAATGCCCACGCCGAATCCTTTTGGAGCCGCTTCAAAGCCGAGCTGCTCGACGGTGGCACCTTCCCCGGGCTGGCCGAGGCCAAGCTCGAAATCAGCCACCACATCGCCTATTACAATGCCGAACGACGCCACTCCGCCCTCGGCTACTGCTCACCCAACTACTTCGAAACCCACCTTCAAACAACGTCCCAATTGTGTCCAGCTTAG
- a CDS encoding SMI1/KNR4 family protein gives MTPAYLQAVYAVTNRAKSFGHRVLSNGTELVGHVPHVAPEAWLHQLFAPLKDAELTAWEQALGGALPPVLRTFYTHHNGLNLFSTSLAIHGLRHSYERTGDAAWQPFHVDDLNRYRRGGPTPGRLYLAGYNTGPWLSIDLHTHAVQRTTAEGTVVHEWAGFDVMLVAEAHRLAECFDEQGRRVEV, from the coding sequence ATGACTCCTGCGTATTTGCAAGCGGTATACGCCGTCACCAACCGAGCCAAATCCTTTGGGCACCGCGTTTTGTCCAACGGCACGGAACTGGTGGGCCACGTGCCGCACGTCGCGCCCGAAGCATGGCTGCACCAGCTGTTTGCCCCGCTTAAGGATGCCGAACTAACCGCCTGGGAGCAGGCGCTGGGCGGGGCTTTGCCACCGGTACTGCGCACGTTTTACACCCACCACAACGGCCTGAACCTCTTCTCCACCAGCCTAGCCATTCACGGCCTACGCCACAGTTATGAGCGCACCGGCGACGCCGCGTGGCAACCGTTTCACGTGGATGACCTCAACCGTTACCGCCGTGGCGGGCCCACGCCTGGGCGCTTGTACCTGGCTGGGTATAACACGGGGCCCTGGTTGTCCATCGATTTGCACACCCACGCCGTGCAGCGCACGACGGCCGAGGGCACTGTGGTCCATGAGTGGGCGGGGTTCGACGTGATGCTCGTCGCCGAGGCCCACCGCTTGGCGGAGTGCTTCGACGAACAGGGCCGGCGCGTGGAAGTGTAA
- a CDS encoding cysteine hydrolase family protein produces the protein MSKALIIVDVQNDYFANGAMELVGALQASENVKLVLAKFREENQPIVHVHHLGVSPDATFFLPGTEGAEIHANVKPLTGEKMVVKYYPNSFRETDLLEHLQGLAVKEIVVTGMMTHMCIDATTRAARDMGFACTVIGDACATRDLAVNGAHVKAADVQTAFLAALSGFYAKVQNTQEYLAAEGLTA, from the coding sequence ATGAGCAAAGCCCTGATTATTGTCGACGTCCAAAACGATTATTTTGCCAATGGTGCCATGGAACTCGTGGGCGCCTTGCAAGCCAGCGAAAACGTAAAACTGGTCTTGGCAAAATTCCGCGAAGAAAACCAGCCCATCGTCCACGTTCACCACCTGGGGGTATCTCCCGACGCGACGTTCTTCCTGCCCGGAACTGAAGGGGCCGAGATTCACGCGAATGTGAAACCGTTAACCGGCGAAAAAATGGTGGTGAAATACTACCCGAACAGCTTTCGTGAGACGGACCTGCTGGAGCACCTGCAAGGTCTTGCGGTCAAGGAAATCGTGGTTACGGGCATGATGACGCACATGTGCATCGATGCCACCACCCGTGCTGCCCGCGACATGGGCTTTGCCTGCACCGTCATCGGAGATGCCTGCGCCACAAGAGACCTGGCAGTAAATGGGGCGCACGTGAAAGCCGCTGACGTGCAGACAGCATTTTTAGCCGCGCTGTCCGGTTTCTACGCTAAGGTTCAAAACACGCAGGAGTATCTGGCTGCCGAAGGGCTGACAGCCTAA
- a CDS encoding toxin-antitoxin system YwqK family antitoxin: MRTLFLLVGALLTPFLSFSQSLNMDLNAMDVVIHDTLISKSDFIANVNTLPASRAKYLVFAPPTDGLRTIYYLSGGRYAQGVLQSGKETGEWTYWHRNGQKARVGPYVNGQREGTHSYWYENGNLRGVGGFQHDEYEGTWTMYAEDGKPQSVQTFRNGKSIK, encoded by the coding sequence ATGCGAACTCTATTTTTATTGGTGGGAGCGCTACTCACCCCTTTCCTCTCCTTCAGCCAATCCCTGAACATGGATTTAAACGCCATGGACGTGGTGATCCATGACACGCTAATCAGTAAATCTGATTTTATCGCCAACGTCAACACTTTGCCTGCATCACGTGCGAAGTACCTCGTCTTTGCACCTCCCACTGACGGACTCCGAACGATTTATTATCTCTCAGGAGGCCGTTACGCACAGGGAGTGCTCCAAAGCGGCAAGGAGACGGGCGAGTGGACTTACTGGCATCGTAATGGCCAAAAAGCGCGGGTGGGGCCTTACGTAAACGGGCAGCGCGAAGGCACGCACAGCTATTGGTATGAGAACGGCAACCTGCGGGGGGTAGGCGGCTTCCAGCATGACGAATACGAAGGCACGTGGACCATGTATGCAGAAGATGGAAAGCCGCAGAGTGTCCAGACATTTCGGAACGGGAAATCCATCAAGTAA
- a CDS encoding DUF1016 N-terminal domain-containing protein, translating into MGSCTRKRSGRLLSELARQLHGVKGLAERRLYQCREFYRAYPLILQTVSAELQQAGLLNASKPFPTAASALASGPHALPGLAPELLLNRLSFSHFLELLALDRPVQRAFYEVQAVKTAGRCGS; encoded by the coding sequence TTGGGCAGCTGCACGCGCAAACGCAGCGGGCGGCTGCTGTCGGAGCTGGCGCGGCAGCTGCACGGCGTCAAAGGGCTCGCAGAACGGCGACTTTACCAGTGCCGTGAGTTTTACCGGGCCTACCCCCTGATTTTGCAGACCGTGTCTGCGGAATTGCAACAAGCTGGTCTATTGAATGCGTCCAAGCCCTTCCCAACGGCCGCGTCGGCCCTGGCCAGCGGCCCGCACGCCCTGCCGGGCCTGGCACCGGAGTTGCTGCTGAACCGGCTGAGCTTTTCACATTTTCTGGAGTTGCTGGCCCTGGACCGGCCGGTGCAACGGGCGTTCTATGAGGTGCAGGCGGTTAAAACAGCTGGTCGGTGCGGGAGTTGA
- a CDS encoding DUF416 family protein, whose amino-acid sequence MDDLRPLLLPLPLTHQAVFAALTCERLLPSVERFDQAETEKGAPIFRSVIAALCAFGVQEAIAPDQWAHLQAQLEVFWPDLDESTNPFASYAFDACVALGEALALVQDGEAEHALQCATAARDTVDMYVQDVTGVELPLEALNAFVDATPEMQREVARQLALAQALATERPLTAAAVEQLRAQGGNEPLIDLTVL is encoded by the coding sequence ATGGACGACCTGCGCCCCTTACTCTTGCCGTTACCCCTTACGCACCAGGCGGTGTTCGCTGCCTTGACCTGTGAGCGCTTGCTCCCGTCGGTAGAGCGGTTTGACCAAGCGGAAACGGAGAAAGGAGCGCCCATCTTTCGCTCGGTCATCGCGGCCCTGTGTGCGTTTGGGGTGCAGGAAGCCATTGCGCCGGACCAATGGGCGCACTTGCAGGCGCAGTTGGAGGTGTTTTGGCCAGATTTGGACGAGAGCACCAACCCGTTTGCCTCCTATGCCTTTGACGCCTGCGTGGCCTTGGGCGAAGCCTTAGCGCTGGTGCAGGATGGAGAGGCAGAACATGCCTTGCAGTGCGCCACAGCGGCCCGGGACACAGTGGATATGTACGTGCAGGACGTAACGGGCGTGGAACTGCCCTTGGAAGCATTGAATGCCTTCGTTGACGCCACGCCAGAAATGCAACGCGAAGTCGCGCGGCAGCTCGCCTTAGCACAGGCCTTGGCGACAGAGCGCCCGCTAACGGCCGCCGCGGTCGAGCAGCTGCGTGCCCAAGGTGGGAACGAGCCGTTAATAGACTTGACTGTACTATAG
- a CDS encoding porin family protein: MHRISLSILLTTTASVAAAQTVRFGVKAGPSYTKFRGVDPEQLSSASNAYRLGFHAGVLAEVKVTDKFSVQPELLYSQKGAKNKLVNEIYTVFSYLDLPIMVKARLGETGVFLEGGPQFGYLFRATSTFMDNSYKVRDSYEKVDVGYAAGLGYQLASGPLLGFRFNGGLTRLNQPIISGGQIRATENMWNNAFQLYAGYVLGSK, translated from the coding sequence ATGCACCGTATTTCCCTCTCCATCCTCCTCACAACGACTGCTTCCGTAGCCGCAGCCCAAACGGTACGTTTTGGCGTTAAAGCGGGCCCTTCCTACACCAAATTCAGGGGAGTGGACCCCGAACAGCTTAGCTCCGCGAGCAATGCTTACCGCTTGGGTTTCCATGCCGGCGTGCTGGCCGAGGTGAAAGTGACCGATAAGTTCTCCGTGCAGCCGGAATTGTTGTATTCGCAGAAAGGGGCCAAGAATAAGTTGGTGAACGAGATATATACTGTATTCTCCTACCTGGATTTGCCTATTATGGTCAAAGCGCGGCTGGGCGAAACCGGGGTTTTCCTCGAAGGCGGTCCTCAGTTTGGCTATTTGTTCCGGGCTACCTCCACCTTTATGGATAACTCCTATAAGGTGCGTGACAGCTACGAAAAAGTTGATGTGGGGTACGCCGCCGGCCTAGGCTATCAGTTGGCCAGTGGCCCACTCCTCGGCTTTCGCTTCAATGGCGGCCTTACTCGCCTCAATCAACCAATTATTTCGGGTGGCCAAATAAGGGCCACGGAAAACATGTGGAACAACGCGTTTCAACTGTATGCTGGCTACGTGTTGGGAAGCAAGTAG
- a CDS encoding transposase has translation MITPEPVSKPDKRRKYDNAFKAEALRLPQESRSTRAAARQLGISEKLLYRWQQQQAAAELGSNELARDPEVRALRAELQRVQRERDILKKASASCLL, from the coding sequence ATGATAACACCCGAGCCCGTAAGTAAGCCGGATAAACGGCGCAAATACGACAATGCCTTCAAAGCCGAGGCGCTGCGCCTGCCCCAGGAAAGCCGCTCGACCCGCGCTGCGGCGCGGCAATTAGGCATCAGCGAAAAGCTGCTCTACCGCTGGCAGCAGCAGCAAGCCGCCGCCGAGCTGGGCAGTAACGAGCTGGCCCGCGACCCGGAAGTGCGTGCCCTGCGCGCCGAGCTGCAGCGGGTGCAGCGGGAGCGGGACATCTTAAAAAAAGCCTCGGCCAGTTGCCTGCTATAA
- a CDS encoding DUF1016 domain-containing protein — translation MKRAIESALYERTGLSTDKAAVLAGHAGTQPLAVADVVKNPYVLEFLGLEERASYSESDLEAAIIAHLQTFLVELGRGFCFEARQKRITFDNAHYFIDLVFYHRILKCHMLVDLKIGAFSHADAGQMNVYLNYYREQEMTEGDNPPVGLILCAQKNDTLVRYATTGMAEQLFVSKYQMNLPSEEELQQLVREEQERLGNS, via the coding sequence TTGAAGCGCGCCATTGAGTCGGCGCTATACGAGCGCACGGGGCTCTCTACCGATAAGGCGGCGGTGCTGGCCGGCCACGCCGGCACGCAGCCGCTGGCGGTGGCCGATGTGGTGAAAAACCCCTACGTGTTGGAATTTTTAGGTCTGGAGGAACGGGCCAGCTACAGCGAGAGCGACCTGGAGGCGGCGATTATTGCGCACCTGCAGACGTTTCTGGTAGAACTGGGTCGGGGCTTCTGTTTTGAGGCCCGGCAAAAGCGCATCACCTTCGACAACGCGCACTACTTCATTGACTTAGTCTTTTATCACCGCATTCTGAAGTGCCACATGCTGGTGGACCTGAAGATCGGGGCGTTCAGCCATGCCGATGCGGGGCAGATGAACGTGTACCTGAACTACTACCGGGAGCAGGAGATGACCGAAGGCGACAATCCGCCGGTGGGGCTCATTCTGTGTGCCCAGAAGAACGACACTCTCGTGCGCTATGCGACAACGGGCATGGCCGAGCAACTGTTTGTGAGCAAATACCAGATGAACCTGCCGTCGGAAGAAGAGCTGCAGCAGTTGGTACGAGAGGAGCAAGAACGCTTAGGCAACAGCTGA
- a CDS encoding LytR/AlgR family response regulator transcription factor — MSASAPLRCIIVDDNAINRLTLEQFVRITEGLELLASLPDAVQLLPRLEQEPRPDLLLLDIEMPRLSGLELVRLLPQPAPSVVLVTSHPQFAVDAFALPVADYLLKPLDYARFLQAVARVREQRRRQPEAAPEGAGELQIPAPGDDQHLFIKTNNKLVRLNFADVLYIEAMSAYSVVVTATRKHIVLSTLKALEERLPFAHFLRVHRSYMVNLNQIESLADSHLQLGAYEVPVGKSYEATLMGRLKSL; from the coding sequence ATGTCTGCTTCTGCTCCGCTGCGCTGCATCATCGTTGACGACAACGCCATCAACCGCCTCACCCTGGAGCAGTTCGTGCGCATCACCGAGGGGCTGGAGCTGCTGGCCTCCCTGCCCGATGCCGTGCAGTTGCTGCCCCGGTTGGAACAGGAGCCCCGCCCCGATTTGCTGCTGCTCGACATCGAAATGCCGCGCCTCTCGGGCCTGGAGCTGGTGCGTCTGCTGCCGCAGCCTGCCCCCAGCGTGGTGTTGGTGACCTCGCACCCGCAGTTTGCCGTCGATGCGTTTGCCCTGCCCGTGGCCGACTACCTGCTCAAGCCCCTCGACTACGCTCGCTTTCTGCAGGCCGTGGCGCGGGTGCGGGAGCAGCGCCGCCGCCAACCGGAGGCCGCGCCCGAAGGCGCCGGCGAGCTGCAGATCCCCGCGCCCGGCGATGACCAGCACCTGTTCATCAAAACCAATAACAAGCTCGTGCGCCTCAACTTCGCCGACGTCTTGTATATCGAGGCCATGTCGGCCTACTCGGTTGTCGTCACGGCCACCCGCAAGCACATCGTGCTCAGCACCCTCAAGGCCCTGGAGGAGCGGTTGCCCTTCGCCCACTTCCTGCGCGTGCACCGCTCCTACATGGTCAACCTAAACCAAATCGAGAGCCTGGCCGACAGCCACCTGCAGCTCGGCGCCTACGAAGTGCCCGTCGGCAAAAGCTACGAAGCGACCCTGATGGGGCGGCTGAAAAGCTTGTGA